One Paroedura picta isolate Pp20150507F chromosome 3, Ppicta_v3.0, whole genome shotgun sequence genomic window carries:
- the LOC143834535 gene encoding L-amino-acid oxidase-like, translating to MKCFEDPDYEELLNITKNGLGKTSKPKTIVIVGAGISGLTAAKLLRDAGHQVQILEASDHVGGRIKTHREEDWYVDLGPMRLPKAHKLVQEFLKKYKIKLNPFVQTDQNAWYLIRNIRQKVEAVSANPELFGYQLSPSERGKSAGQLYVETLDKLTKNCTLLREKYDSYSTKEYLIKEGNLSRGAVDMIGDLMNEDAGFHASFLNSVEEFVVFSDDDSFEEITGGFDQLPKSLFNEMPGIVRFNSTVEKVIRKGKKVTVWFQQSGKSALSSLPADYVLITATARATRLIHFSPPLSPTKAHALRSFNYFSAIKIALVCTEKFWEKDGIRGGRSITDHPSRVIYYPNHDFPNGLGVLLVSYTLGSDANFFTPLSDEKCIDVVMNDLAEVHQVAKDYLRSVCTKHVIQRWALDKYSMAAFASPTPYQITHFFKTLSKNEGRIYFAGEHTAHPHAWIDTAMKSAIRAASSIHSAVQEESTR from the exons ATGAAGTGTTTTGAGGATCCCGACTATGAAGAATTACTAAATATTACCAAAAATGGGCTGGGAAAGACTTCGAAGCCAAAGACGATTGTGATTGTCGGGGCAGGAATAAGTGGACTCACTGCTGCTAAGTTATTGAGAGATGCTGGGCATCAG GTTCAGATTCTGGAAGCTAGTGATCATGTGGGTGGTCGGATAAAGACCCATCGAGAAGAAGACTGGTATGTGGATCTGGGACCTATGCGGCTGCCCAAAGCTCACAA ACTTGTTCAGGAATTTCTTAAGAAATACAAAATCAAGTTGAACCCATTTGTTCAGACAGACCAGAATGCCTGGTATTTGATTAGGAACATAAGGCAAAAGGTGGAAGCTGTCAGTGCCAACCCAGAGCTCTTCGGGTATCAGCTGAGTCCCAGCGAGAGAGGAAAGTCTGCTGGCCAGCTTTATGTGGAGACACTGGATAAG CTAACGAAAAACTGTACACTTCTGAGGGAGAAATATGACTCATATTCCACCAAG GAGTACCTAATAAAAGAAGGAAATCTAAGCAGGGGGGCAGTTGATATGATTGGGGACCTCATGAATGAAGATGCTGGATTCCACGCTTCATTTCTGAATTCTGTCGAGGAATTTGTGGTGTTTTCTGATGATGACAG TTTTGAGGAAATCACAGGCGGGTTTGACCAGCTCCCCAAGAGCCTCTTCAACGAAATGCCCGGGATAGTCCGTTTTAATTCCACCGTCGAGAAGGTTATTAGAAAAGGCAAGAAAGTAACCGTGTGGTTCCAGCAATCAGGCAAATCTGCCTTGTCGTCTCTTCCTGCCGACTATGTCCTCATCACCGCTACAGCAAGAGCCACACGGCTCATccacttttcccctcccctttcccccacaaAAGCACATGCTCTGCGTTCCTTTAATTATTTCAGCGCCATTAAAATTGCCTTGGTTTGCACTGAGAAATTTTGGGAGAAGGATGGGATTCGTGGTGGGAGATCCATCACAGATCATCCATCTCGAGTAATTTACTACCCTAATCATGACTTCCCCAATGGGCTCGGGGTGCTCCTTGTTTCTTACACCTTGGGTTCGGATGCTAATTTTTTCACTCCCCTCAGTGATGAAAAGTGCATTGACGTGGTCATGAATGACCTGGCAGAAGTCCACCAAGTGGCCAAAGATTATCTCAGATCTGTTTGCACTAAGCACGTGATCCAGAGATGGGCTCTAGACAAGTATTCCATGGCAGCATTTGCTTCTCCTACGCCGTACCAGATTACCCATTTTTTCAAGACTTTGTCTAAGAATGAAGGGAGGATTTACTTTGCAGGGGAACATACGGCTCATCCCCATGCCTGGATTGATACAGCAATGAAATCTGCGATTAGAGCAGCCAGTAGTATTCACAGTG CAGTTCAGGAGGAAAGTACCAGATGA
- the LOC143834497 gene encoding olfactory receptor 2D3-like — protein MAEDLAWENQSLVSEFILLGFSSHPQTQLMLFVAFLVLYLLTLLGNGLIITLILTDSRLHTPMYFLLANLSFLDISYTTTTVPQMLIHLLSKKKAITYARCAAQMYIFLSLGITECVLYTVMAYDRYVAICHPLHYTVIMSKPSCIKLAAGSWTCGFLFAMMHTGFTMRLPYCGPNKINHFFCEVPAILKLACADTRVNEIVDFVLGVILLMTPLSLIVVSYCFIFATVLKIRSTEGKFKAFSTCSSHITVVTLFYSAAMFMYMRPASSYKPERDKKFSLFYNVVSALLNPFIYSLRNKDVKGALVKLVCKK, from the coding sequence ATGGCAGAGGATCTTGCATGGGAAAATCAGAGTCTTGTGTCAGAATTCATCCTGTTGGGATTCTCAAGTCATCCCCAAACGCAACTGATGCTGTTTGTGGCCTTCCTGGTCCTGTACCTTCTGACCCTGTTGGGCAACGGTCTCATTATCACCCTCATCTTGACAGACTCTCGCCTCCACACACCCATGTACTTTCTCTTGGCCAACCTTTCCTTCTTGGATATTAGCTATACCACCACCACTGTACCTCAGATGTTAATacacctcctctccaagaagaaggCCATTACTTATGCTCGCTGTGCTGCCCAAATGTACATCTTCCTGTCCTTGGGAATAACTGAGTGCGTCCTCTATACAGTGATGGCTTATGATAGATACGTTGCTATCTGCCACCCATTGCACTACACCGTCATCATGAGCAAACCTTCCTGTATCAAGTTGGCTGCTGGGTCTTGGACCTGTGGCTTTCTCTTTGCCATGATGCACACCGGTTTCACCATGAGGTTGCCCTACTGTGGCCCAAACAAGATCAATCACTTCTTCTGTGAGGTGCCAGCCATCTTAAAATTGGCCTGTGCAGACACACGGGTCAATGAGATAGTGGACTTTGTGCTAGGTGTGATTCTACTGATGACCCCTCTTTCTTTGATTGTGGTATCTTACTGTTTCATCTTTGCAACTGTTTTGAAGATCCGCTCTACTGAAGGCAAGTTCAAGGCATTTTCTACTTGTAGTTCACACATCACTGTTGTGACTCTCTTCTACAGTGCTGCCATGTTCATGTACATGCGCCCAGCCTCCAGTTACAAGCCAGAGAGGGATAAGAAATTTTCACTCTTTTATAATGTGGTGTCTGCTTTGTTGAATCCATTTATCTACAGCCTAAGAAACAAGGATGTCAAAGGAGCCCTGGTCAAACTGGTTTGTAAAAAATGA
- the LOC143834536 gene encoding olfactory receptor 2T2-like, translating to MNRTSWTEFVFLGLLNHTAIHTMFFGALLVTFLLALFGNCLFLLLIQTGSDFQTPMYFFLSQLSFMDICQVFTIVPKMSVDYLNKKNVISLSGCGIQIFFTLTMGGGECLLLSVMSYDRYVAICKPLQYPVLMTRRTCLVLSAGVWIGASLHALIHTISVICLTFCKSNVINQFFCTVPSMLKLSCSEKSIYEKGLFFTGIVMLLGPISLILASYISILLTVLGMQSIEGRRKAFSTCISHLCVVGIFYGAASFKYMRPESYRTPQQDKVVSVFCDIVTPMLNPLIYSLRNRDVLAVLRKWVGKCTSLRSRVNL from the exons ATGAACAGGACATCATGGACTGAGTTTGTTTTCCTTGGGTTATTGAACCACACAGCAATCCACACCATGTTCTTTGGTGCTCTTCTGGTCACCTTTCTTCTTGCCTTGTTTGGAAATTGCCTCTTCCTTTTGCTGATCCAAACAGGTTCTGATTTTCagacccccatgtatttcttcctcagTCAGTTGTCCTTTATGGACATTTGCCAGGTTTTCACCATTGTTCCtaagatgtcagtggactacttGAACAAGAAGAATGTCATTTCACTTTCCGGATGTGGCATCCAGATATTCTTCACCTTgaccatgggagggggagaatgtctCCTGCTGAGTGTGATGTCCTATGACAGGTATGTGGCCATATGCAAGCCCTTGCAATATCCTGTACTCATGACCAGGAGGACCTGCCTAGTCTTATCAGCAGGAGTCTGGATCGGTGCCTCTTTACATGCCCTGATCCACACCATTTCTGTCATCTGCCTAACCTTCTGCAAGTCAAATGTCATCAATCAGTTTTTCTGCACAGTTCCTAGTATGCTGAAATTGTCCTGTTCTGAGAAATCCATCTATGAGAAGGGATTGTTCTTCACCGGTATTGTGATGCTTCTGGGACCTATCTCGCTCATTCTGGCTTCCTATATTTCCATCCTCCTGACAGTCCTGGGAATGCAGTCAATTGAAGGAAGGCGCAAGGCATTTAGCACCTGCATCTCTCACCTGTGTGTGGTGGGCATCTTCTATGGAGCAGCCAGTTTTAAATACATGAGACCCGAGTCCTACAGAACACCACAACAGGATAAAGTTGTCTCTGTCTTCTGTGACATTGTGACCCCGATGTTGAACCCCCTGATCTACAGTCTGAGAAACAGAGATGTTTTAGCGGTACTGAGAAAATGGGTTGGAAAATGCA CCAGTTTGAGATCCAGAGTGAATTTGTGA